The Nitrospira lenta genomic interval CTGACGAATCCGCTGGAAGAAATCATCAGCTACTACAGCCCCACAGGATTAGCCGCGCCGTTCGAACGCCAGTCCATGATCAAGCTCCGCACCGTCGCCGGGGATGCGACACTCGGCAAGCAGGTTGAAGCCCATCGGGATCATTACGTCTATGGCGGCGAACCCTGGGATCTCCCCACGGCCTTGGATCTGCGCCGGGCGCAATTGAAGCAACTCGTTGAGCCGGGCACGGTGAATGTGAAACACAGCGCCGGCGGCCTCGTGGATATCGAATACGCCGTGCAGTATCTGCAAGTGATGCACGGACACAAACAGCCGATCTTGCGAACGCCCAACACCATGCAGGCCTTAGCGGGATTAGTGGAATGCGGGTTGGTGACCAGGCAGGACGGCGAGCAGTTGCGCAAAGCCTACCTTTTTATCCGCATGCTCATCGACGGCCTCCGCATGGTACGCGGCAATGCGAAAGACCTCGTCCTCCCCCCATCAGACTCAGAAGAATTCATCTTCCTCGCCCGCCGCGTCGGCTACACCACCGACGACTGGCAAGCCGGAGCCAGACACCTACAGACGGATATTGAACAGCATATGAAGCTGACGAAAGAGTTTTTTGAGAGGACGTTTGGGAAGGTGTAAGGACAAATGCACCTGGGAACACGACAAGCCCCCCTCGCCCCCTTTGCGTTGCTCCAGCCCGTAGGTTCTACACTCAATTTCTGATGAGTCCTGTTGCGTGGAGTCGCGAGACATGTCCGTTCGGCAGCAAATGGATTCGAGAGGTGAGCGCTGGTTTGACGTCGGCTGCGTAACCAATGATCTAAAAGGGTAGTCATGAAATATTCAGATGACAAAGCCAATGCCACGCACAATGCACTCAATCATCTACTTACGTTCTTGGTTCATCGGTTCAGTCTTCGTGAAGATAAAGCGGATGATAGCGAAATCGAACGGCGCATCGGTGACGGGATAGAACTCATTGGGGCAACCCCCTGGATTCTGATATTCGCCATCATTGTTGCATCCGTCGGTTTAAATGTGAATTCCACTGCGGTCATCATCGGTGCCATGCTGATTTCTCCGCTCATGGGACCCATCATGGGCGTGGGACTCGGCATGGCGGTGTACGATTTTTCTTTGGTCAAGCGCGCCCTTTTGAATCTGGGTATCGCCACGTTGATCAGCCTTATCGTATCCGCACTCTATTTTTCAATTTCACCTCTACACCAAGTCCAATCTGAACTGCTCGCGAGAACCACCCCTACCATTTGGGACGTGCTGATTGCGTTGTTCGGCGGCTTGGCTGGCATCGTGGGAGTGACGCGCAAAGAAAAATCCAATGTCATTCCTGGGGTTGCGATTGCCACGGCGTTGATGCCGCCTATTTGCACGGCTGGTTTTGGTGTTGCCACCGGTGAGTGGCGTTTTGCTGCGGGTGCCTTGTACCTGTACACCATCAACTGCGTGTTCATTGCCCTGGCAACGATGATCGGCTTACGGATTTTACGGCTAGCGCCACACCGCTTTGCGGACGACACCATCGCCTGGCGCGTAAAAGTCTGGCTTGTGGTTTTAGCGCTGTGCACGGCGTTACCAAGCGCGTATCTGGCAGCCACTCTCGTGAACGAAGAGGTCTTCAAATCACGAGCACGGCAGTTTGTCGATCAGGAGTTTGCCTTCCCCAACACCCATGCGGCCGAACTGAAAATCGATCCCAAAACGCAAACGATCGAACTCTCTTTGATTGGTGCGCCACTGACAAAATCAACACTCCAAACCATTGAAGGCCGTTTGGCCGCTGCTCACTTAGAGCAGGCACGCATTGTTGTCCACCAGTCAAGCGATGACAAAGTGGATGTCACCGCCTTGAAGTCCTCTTTATTAAGTGATCTGTACCGGGACGGCCAAGAAGCGTCACACAAAAAAGATGCTGAAATCCTCAGACTACAAAATGAGATTGCATCAAGAAATGTGCTGTTCGCAATTGCAGAAGATATTGCGCATGAGCTTCGCGCCCAGTACCCGCTCATCACGCAGGTCATGGTTGGCGAAGGTCTGGTGTTCACGGAAAACGCTCCCGCGAAAACCATGCAACATCTCCGCGTTTCATCCAGCGCCCCCCTTTCAACAAGGGATCGGAAACGCATTGAGGGTTGGTTCAAGGTCAGAACAAAGACAGAGGATGTGATGGTAAATTTTGAAAGCCAGGCCCCCAAAGCCAGGCCTAAGCATTAGAATCAACGGTCGTCGAACACCCTTGCCGACAGACTCGTGGGAAGAAAAAGGTGTCAGGAACCATTTGGCAGCCCGATACGGTTGGAGCAGATGGTTACACAGTAGGACTTAGGCTCGACGGCGCGAGATCAAGGGAGACCAAAGCAAGGACTGGAGAACAATGGTTCCTGACACCTTATTCTGTTCAGCTCACGGGCAATCTCAGCCGCGGGGCGTTGTCCGGCATTGAGCAATTGCACGGCTTGCCGCTTAAACTCGGGGGTGAACCGTCGTCGTTGGCCCATGTCGCACCTCCTCGGGAGCTATCGTGCCCCCATTTGAGGTGTCCGTCAAATCCGGGCTAGCTCAGGAGTCTTTTCTGATTGCTCGGCTGCATGAACACACCATCAGCACGATCCCCGACATTTGCCCCCCCCCCACTACCCCTCAGTGCGTTCACGACCTTCGTATTGACTCTCACACCCCAGGAACGTAGCCTGAGCGCATTCACTCCCTCTAGAATAAAGACTTCGTCACGAATCCCTAGCCCCCCTAGCCCTCATGCGTGTCACTCTGAATGAAGTACTCTACCAAATAGCTGCAGGCTACCAGTGAGTTCAGCTCGCAGAGGACACCGCTGGCTGGAGATTTCTGGAAGGACACTACATTGATGGCGGGCGATATCCAAACCTCGGTTGCCATTGTCGGAGGCGGGCTTGCTGGCCTCTATGCGGCACGGCGGCTTCATGCGCTTGGCATCGACTTCCACCTGTTCGAGGCCCGTGATCGGCTGGGTGGGCGCATTCTCTCCGCCAACGACCAGGGCCACTCTTCGAACGATGGTTTTGACCTTGGTCCTTCCTGGTTCTGGCCGGAGATGCAGCGAGGCCTGGCGGCTCTCGTTGACGAGTTGGGGCTTGAGACCTTTCCCCAATATAGCGATGGCGATATGGTCGTTGAACGGCTGCCTCATGAGGAGCCGAGACGCTATCAGGGAATGCCGCAAGCACCTCAATCCATGCGTGTTGCTGGGGGCACCGGGGCATTCATTCCAGCCCTTTCTAAAACGCTCCCCCCTGAGGCAGTACGGCTCGGCATGCGTGTGCGCCATGCGACGCTCAATAACTCAGACGTTCTGTTAACGATCGTAGCTCCCGACGGGGCTGAACACGACGTCGCAGCAGAGCACGTGATCTTCGCGCTTCCACCACGTCTTCTTGCATCATCGGTGTCCTTTACTCCGGACATCGACTCTGCCACCGCTATTCTCTGGCGCCACACACCGACATGGATGGCGCCCCACGCGAAGTTTTTCGCGCTCTATCGGCAATCCTTTTGGCGCGACGCCGGGTTGTCTGGAACGGCCCAAAGCCAGGTAGGCCCACTTGTCGAAATCCATGATGCCACCACGGCCTCAGGCATGCCGGCCCTCTTTGGATTTCTTGGCGTACACGCGGATCAGCGAGTCGCACTCGGTGAAGACGCTCTCACACACGCGTGCATTACTCAGCTGGCTCGATTGTTTGGACCGGAAGCCGGGCGCCCTCACGCTACGCTCCTCAAGGACTGGGCCGCAGATCCCCTCACTGCGACAGCAGATGACCGTGCACCAACCGGACATCCCGAACCCGCACGAATACCCTGGGTGACTGGTGTCTGGAAGAACCGCATGTTTCTTGCCGGCAGCGAAACCAGCACCA includes:
- a CDS encoding flavin monoamine oxidase family protein, coding for MAGDIQTSVAIVGGGLAGLYAARRLHALGIDFHLFEARDRLGGRILSANDQGHSSNDGFDLGPSWFWPEMQRGLAALVDELGLETFPQYSDGDMVVERLPHEEPRRYQGMPQAPQSMRVAGGTGAFIPALSKTLPPEAVRLGMRVRHATLNNSDVLLTIVAPDGAEHDVAAEHVIFALPPRLLASSVSFTPDIDSATAILWRHTPTWMAPHAKFFALYRQSFWRDAGLSGTAQSQVGPLVEIHDATTASGMPALFGFLGVHADQRVALGEDALTHACITQLARLFGPEAGRPHATLLKDWAADPLTATADDRAPTGHPEPARIPWVTGVWKNRMFLAGSETSTTAPGYLAGAIAAAERAVSDLRSRRQNEGGGHLF
- a CDS encoding TIGR00341 family protein yields the protein MKYSDDKANATHNALNHLLTFLVHRFSLREDKADDSEIERRIGDGIELIGATPWILIFAIIVASVGLNVNSTAVIIGAMLISPLMGPIMGVGLGMAVYDFSLVKRALLNLGIATLISLIVSALYFSISPLHQVQSELLARTTPTIWDVLIALFGGLAGIVGVTRKEKSNVIPGVAIATALMPPICTAGFGVATGEWRFAAGALYLYTINCVFIALATMIGLRILRLAPHRFADDTIAWRVKVWLVVLALCTALPSAYLAATLVNEEVFKSRARQFVDQEFAFPNTHAAELKIDPKTQTIELSLIGAPLTKSTLQTIEGRLAAAHLEQARIVVHQSSDDKVDVTALKSSLLSDLYRDGQEASHKKDAEILRLQNEIASRNVLFAIAEDIAHELRAQYPLITQVMVGEGLVFTENAPAKTMQHLRVSSSAPLSTRDRKRIEGWFKVRTKTEDVMVNFESQAPKARPKH